A window of Oncorhynchus nerka isolate Pitt River unplaced genomic scaffold, Oner_Uvic_2.0 unplaced_scaffold_19___fragment_4___debris, whole genome shotgun sequence contains these coding sequences:
- the mrps25 gene encoding 28S ribosomal protein S25, mitochondrial, whose amino-acid sequence MPMKGRFPIRRTLEYLQKGEVVLKNRVKILTVNYNTHGQLSDGARKFVFFNVPQIQYKNPWVQIMMFKNMTPSPFLKFYLDDGEQVLVDVEGKDHKQITQHVKTILGKTDEVLQAEALARMEAANPANFGPKKYCLKECICEVEGQVPCPGTTPLPKEMTGKYRAQMAAAQD is encoded by the exons ATGCCTATGAAAGGAAGATTCCCCATTAGACGAACGCTGGAGTATCTCCAGAAGGGAGAAGTTGTATTGAAAAACAGAGTAAAGATTTTGACAGTAAATTACAACACACATGGACAGCTCAGCGACGGAGCAAG AAAATTTGTGTTCTTCAATGTTCCACAAATTCAGTACAAAAATCCTTGGGTTCAAATTATGATGTTTAAGAACATGACACCATCGCCATTCCTAAAGTTCTACCTAG ATGATGGAGAGCAGGTGTTGGTGGATGTGGAGGGGAAGGACCATAAACAAATCACCCAACATGTCAAGACTATTCTTGGCAAGACCGA TGAGGTCCTGCAGGCTGAGGCTTTAGCCAGGATGGAGGCTGCTAACCCAGCCAACTTTGGGCCCAAGAAGTACTGTCTGAAGGAGTGTATCTGTGAGGTGGAGGGCCAGGTTCCCTGCCCGGGCACCACGCCGCTGCCCAAGGAGATGACTGGGAAATACCGCGCACAGATGGCAGCCGCACAGGACTGA